The Desulfoscipio gibsoniae DSM 7213 genome contains a region encoding:
- a CDS encoding sigma-54 interaction domain-containing protein, translated as MEKNQVVSSSVFWSQEIIDNLDVGIIAVDRNNIITVCNAFADNFLNLNSNVVGCNIYELFFDYSILKIISVGNQLSEELCEHNGLAIYIKRRKIHHRNKWVGNLYIFGPWSLLAEFSAKTELGTVGFSGGYACNDFQENAILKQLQLLEDCNIVAKSGKMLTLLDLCYKVAQYDASVLILGESGVGKEAIARYIHRASKRYDKGKFIGVNCGAFSQDLISSELFGYESGAFTGAKREGKPGLFELAHCGTLFLDEVAELPLDFQVKFLRVLQECQFMRVGGTKNIKVDVRIIAATNQDIMQMVKIGKFRSDLFYRLNVIAINVPPLRERKEDISQLVNHFLRTFNAKYQIIKLFSDETLDLLKNQDWPGNVRELANLVERLILTTNDHVIRPGHLPASFFADHKTEIMAAEGEDLVPLKEAVKGLEKQLVIKALNMYGSTYKAAKVLGVSQSTMARKAKKYGYDIS; from the coding sequence TTGGAAAAAAACCAGGTCGTTAGTTCCAGTGTTTTTTGGTCCCAGGAAATTATAGATAACTTGGATGTAGGTATCATAGCTGTTGATCGTAATAATATTATCACTGTGTGTAATGCCTTTGCAGATAATTTTTTAAACCTAAATAGTAATGTTGTGGGCTGTAATATATATGAATTATTTTTTGATTATTCAATATTAAAAATCATCTCGGTCGGTAATCAATTGTCTGAGGAATTATGTGAGCACAATGGTTTGGCCATCTACATTAAAAGAAGAAAAATACATCATAGAAATAAGTGGGTGGGGAATTTATATATCTTTGGTCCATGGTCACTATTGGCTGAATTTTCCGCAAAGACTGAATTGGGGACCGTTGGCTTTTCGGGTGGGTATGCATGTAACGATTTCCAAGAAAACGCAATCCTCAAACAGCTACAACTCTTGGAAGACTGCAATATTGTAGCAAAGAGCGGGAAAATGCTTACCTTGCTGGATTTATGCTATAAAGTAGCCCAATACGATGCTTCGGTGCTCATTTTAGGTGAATCGGGGGTTGGCAAGGAAGCTATTGCCAGATACATACATAGAGCTAGTAAGCGTTATGATAAAGGGAAATTTATAGGGGTTAATTGTGGTGCTTTTTCGCAAGATCTAATTAGTTCGGAGCTTTTTGGTTATGAAAGTGGTGCTTTTACGGGAGCTAAAAGGGAAGGGAAACCCGGACTTTTTGAGTTAGCCCACTGTGGCACTCTTTTCTTAGATGAGGTGGCGGAGTTGCCGCTGGATTTCCAAGTTAAATTTTTAAGGGTGTTGCAAGAGTGCCAGTTTATGCGTGTTGGGGGCACAAAAAATATTAAGGTGGATGTTAGGATTATTGCTGCCACTAATCAGGATATTATGCAAATGGTGAAGATAGGCAAATTTAGAAGTGATTTATTTTATCGGTTAAATGTAATAGCCATCAATGTCCCACCTTTAAGGGAAAGAAAAGAGGATATTTCCCAGTTGGTTAACCATTTCCTCCGGACATTTAACGCTAAATATCAGATAATTAAACTTTTTTCCGATGAAACCCTGGATCTATTAAAAAACCAAGACTGGCCCGGCAATGTGCGGGAATTGGCTAATTTGGTAGAAAGGTTGATTTTAACAACAAACGATCATGTCATAAGGCCGGGACATTTACCCGCATCATTTTTTGCAGATCATAAGACAGAAATAATGGCTGCGGAGGGTGAGGATCTGGTTCCGCTCAAAGAGGCAGTGAAAGGATTGGAAAAGCAGCTGGTCATCAAGGCGCTAAATATGTATGGGAGTACCTACAAGGCCGCCAAAGTGCTGGGTGTCAGTCAATCCACCATGGCCAGAAAAGCAAAAAAATATGGTTACGATATCAGCTAG
- the coaD gene encoding pantetheine-phosphate adenylyltransferase — MRIAVYPGSFDPVTNGHLDIIERASIMYDRLIVAVSLNPGKKPLFTVEERLDMLKIVTQPFYNVLVDTFNGLTVNFAKEKEAHVIIRGLRAISDFENEFMMALINKKLQTSVETVFLMTRAEFSFISSSAVKEVVSFGGCVKDLVPPVIQERLQSKFK, encoded by the coding sequence TTGCGAATAGCAGTTTACCCGGGCAGCTTTGACCCAGTAACCAATGGACACCTGGACATTATTGAAAGAGCATCGATTATGTATGATAGATTAATTGTAGCGGTATCCTTAAATCCGGGTAAAAAACCGCTTTTTACTGTTGAAGAGCGGTTGGACATGCTCAAAATAGTAACCCAGCCATTTTATAATGTATTGGTTGATACGTTTAACGGTTTGACAGTTAATTTTGCAAAGGAAAAAGAAGCCCATGTTATTATAAGAGGCTTAAGGGCTATATCTGACTTCGAAAATGAATTTATGATGGCTTTGATAAATAAAAAATTGCAAACATCAGTAGAAACTGTTTTTCTTATGACCAGGGCCGAATTTTCCTTTATAAGCTCCAGTGCTGTTAAGGAAGTGGTATCATTTGGCGGCTGTGTTAAAGATTTGGTGCCGCCGGTGATCCAGGAACGGTTGCAGAGCAAATTCAAATAA
- the rsmD gene encoding 16S rRNA (guanine(966)-N(2))-methyltransferase RsmD, with protein sequence MRVIAGTAKKRKLKSPGKLPVRPTADRVKESLFNIIGSRLPDSYFADLYAGTGGVGIEALSRGAAKVLFVEKDSRVMRILQDNLAITGLGGDAEVILGDVQAAIDIAMRKQLTFDIVFADPPYRQGLAVGVLNILNKYPILRLNGVIVLEIGADEDMPDQAGKYQLWRRVKYGDTALVFYQFAVENHPTKA encoded by the coding sequence TTGCGGGTAATTGCCGGAACGGCCAAAAAAAGGAAACTCAAATCCCCCGGTAAACTTCCTGTTAGGCCTACGGCGGACAGGGTTAAAGAATCTTTGTTCAATATCATTGGTAGTCGATTGCCTGACAGTTACTTTGCGGATCTATATGCCGGAACCGGTGGAGTTGGCATAGAGGCACTAAGCCGCGGGGCTGCAAAGGTTTTATTTGTTGAAAAAGACTCCAGGGTGATGCGTATTTTACAGGATAACCTGGCCATTACAGGGCTTGGCGGGGATGCCGAGGTTATCCTGGGCGATGTACAGGCAGCCATTGATATAGCCATGCGCAAACAGCTTACCTTTGATATTGTTTTTGCTGATCCGCCGTACCGGCAGGGACTGGCGGTGGGCGTGTTGAATATTTTAAATAAATACCCTATTTTGCGATTAAATGGTGTTATTGTTTTAGAAATTGGGGCGGATGAGGACATGCCAGACCAAGCAGGCAAATACCAGTTGTGGCGTCGGGTAAAATACGGTGACACAGCTTTAGTCTTTTATCAATTTGCTGTAGAAAACCACCCCACCAAAGCTTAG
- the gpr gene encoding GPR endopeptidase → MDSKFLKSMNISLDLALEAREVIRGETGQEIPGVRVDKETYDHASVTTVHIEDHNAQVIMGKPVGKYITIEAPVIRENNQQAHREVTQVLAEQLKKLFDLPMELNILVVGLGNWNATPDALGPRVVDQCLVTRHLYNYAPHELQGGMRPVSAMAPGVLGITGIETAEIVRGVVEKTRPSLIIAIDSLAARSAERIATTIQLADTGINPGSGIGNKRSGINQETMGIKVLAIGVPTVTHAAIIAQDAIEKYTQSIGGQPGDASMAIKKVLEPFGGNLTVTPKEIDTLIEDTAQIIAGGINMAMHPGIGPDDYAYYLH, encoded by the coding sequence ATGGATAGTAAATTTTTAAAATCAATGAATATATCGCTGGATCTGGCCCTTGAGGCTAGAGAGGTTATCCGTGGCGAAACGGGACAGGAAATTCCCGGAGTGCGGGTGGACAAAGAAACTTATGATCACGCCTCGGTAACTACGGTACATATCGAAGATCATAACGCCCAGGTAATTATGGGTAAGCCGGTGGGTAAATATATTACCATTGAAGCACCGGTGATCAGGGAAAATAACCAACAAGCGCACCGGGAGGTAACCCAGGTTCTTGCCGAGCAATTAAAAAAGCTGTTTGACTTACCGATGGAATTAAATATATTAGTGGTTGGGCTTGGTAATTGGAATGCCACGCCGGATGCACTGGGCCCCAGGGTGGTGGATCAGTGTCTCGTGACCAGGCATTTATATAATTACGCACCACATGAACTACAGGGTGGGATGCGTCCGGTAAGTGCCATGGCACCAGGAGTGCTGGGTATTACAGGTATTGAAACCGCCGAAATAGTCCGCGGTGTGGTGGAAAAAACACGTCCCTCGTTAATTATTGCCATTGACTCCCTGGCGGCCCGCAGTGCAGAACGAATCGCCACCACCATTCAACTGGCTGATACTGGCATTAACCCGGGTTCAGGCATCGGAAATAAGCGATCCGGTATTAATCAAGAAACCATGGGGATCAAAGTTTTAGCAATAGGAGTGCCCACCGTTACCCATGCTGCGATAATAGCTCAAGATGCCATCGAGAAATATACTCAAAGTATTGGAGGTCAACCCGGAGATGCCAGCATGGCTATTAAAAAAGTGTTGGAGCCCTTCGGCGGCAATCTTACCGTTACACCCAAGGAAATTGATACTTTAATTGAGGATACCGCCCAGATCATTGCTGGTGGTATTAATATGGCCATGCACCCCGGCATCGGTCCGGACGATTACGCGTATTACTTACACTAA
- a CDS encoding alpha/beta-type small acid-soluble spore protein, with protein sequence MAQGQRTNRKLIPQASQAMEQFKWETAGELGVQVPQGGYMGDLPSRVNGAIGGNMVKKMIAAYEQSLAQGQQPATPQVTNQNPTP encoded by the coding sequence ATGGCACAAGGTCAAAGAACCAACAGAAAGTTAATACCGCAAGCTTCCCAAGCCATGGAACAATTTAAATGGGAAACTGCGGGTGAACTGGGCGTGCAGGTTCCCCAGGGCGGTTACATGGGTGATCTTCCTTCCCGGGTAAACGGGGCTATCGGCGGTAATATGGTTAAGAAAATGATTGCCGCTTATGAACAGAGCCTGGCCCAGGGGCAGCAGCCCGCTACCCCACAGGTTACTAACCAGAACCCTACTCCCTAA